A window from Halomicrobium urmianum encodes these proteins:
- a CDS encoding DsbA family protein, with protein MDERLSRRSLLAAAGTSALAGWSGCLGGDGGAEPDGGGDGNESGGGNGTDGDGAGGRQATLPVPALSEEGASVTVTVFEDFACPHCRTFNEDVFPQIREEYISGGVVTYQHRDFPIPVDDTISWQAPSAARAIQDEVGQAAFFEYAKALFANQGSLEPDTYASLAEDFDVDAETVRSAAEERRYDSTVERDREHGIDNGVQGTPTVWVNGEATEGNDFETVSAAIESARREGSSE; from the coding sequence ATGGACGAACGGCTGTCACGGCGCTCGCTGCTCGCAGCGGCGGGGACGAGCGCTCTCGCGGGATGGAGCGGCTGTCTGGGTGGCGACGGCGGTGCCGAGCCGGACGGCGGCGGGGACGGGAATGAGTCCGGCGGCGGGAACGGCACGGACGGCGACGGGGCCGGCGGCCGACAGGCCACGCTGCCCGTCCCGGCGCTGAGCGAGGAGGGCGCGTCGGTGACCGTCACCGTCTTCGAGGACTTCGCCTGCCCGCACTGTCGGACCTTCAACGAGGACGTCTTCCCGCAGATTCGGGAGGAGTACATCTCGGGGGGTGTCGTCACCTACCAGCACCGCGACTTCCCCATCCCGGTCGACGACACGATCTCCTGGCAGGCGCCCAGCGCCGCCCGGGCGATCCAGGACGAGGTCGGCCAGGCGGCGTTCTTCGAGTACGCCAAAGCCCTGTTCGCGAACCAGGGCTCGCTGGAGCCGGACACCTACGCCTCGCTGGCCGAGGACTTCGACGTCGACGCCGAAACGGTGCGCTCGGCCGCCGAGGAGCGCCGGTACGATTCCACCGTCGAGCGCGACCGCGAACACGGCATCGACAACGGCGTCCAGGGGACGCCGACCGTCTGGGTGAACGGCGAGGCCACGGAGGGCAACGACTTCGAGACGGTCAGTGCCGCCATCGAGTCCGCGCGTCGAGAGGGTTCGTCGGAGTAG
- a CDS encoding NAD-dependent epimerase/dehydratase family protein: MELRNKTVVITGGAGFVGSHLADRLVADNEVRVADDCSNGDPGWVPDDAELLRGDLTDPDVVGGAITSDVDVVFHFAADKDPARDDVEQYRFNNRLTENVLERMDEVGVENVAFTSSSTVYGEAPRPTPEDYAPMEPISIYGASKLGEESLLSVYANTHDFTAWVFRFANIVGPRLQKGAVIPDFIHKLRADPETLEILGDGRQEKSYMHISECVDAMCHVVGHADAPFNVYNLGTRTTTSVNAIADIVADEMGVNPDYEYTGGDRGWTGDVPRMRLSIEKLSALGWEPEQSSDDAVRQATRELLEEH; encoded by the coding sequence ATGGAACTGCGGAACAAGACGGTGGTGATCACGGGTGGCGCGGGGTTCGTCGGCTCTCACCTGGCCGACCGCCTCGTCGCCGACAACGAGGTGCGCGTCGCGGACGACTGCTCGAACGGCGACCCCGGCTGGGTCCCCGACGACGCCGAACTGCTGCGCGGCGACCTGACTGACCCCGACGTCGTCGGCGGTGCCATCACGTCCGACGTCGACGTCGTCTTCCACTTCGCCGCCGACAAGGACCCGGCGCGGGACGACGTCGAGCAGTACCGGTTCAACAACCGCCTCACCGAGAACGTCCTCGAACGGATGGACGAGGTCGGCGTCGAGAACGTCGCGTTCACGTCGTCCTCGACCGTGTACGGCGAGGCCCCGCGGCCCACGCCGGAGGACTACGCGCCCATGGAGCCGATCAGCATCTACGGCGCCAGCAAGCTCGGCGAGGAGTCGCTGCTGTCGGTGTACGCCAACACCCACGACTTCACGGCGTGGGTGTTCCGCTTCGCCAACATCGTCGGCCCGCGCCTCCAGAAGGGCGCCGTCATCCCGGACTTCATCCACAAGCTCCGCGCGGACCCCGAGACGCTGGAGATCCTCGGCGACGGCCGCCAGGAGAAGTCCTACATGCACATCTCCGAGTGCGTCGACGCGATGTGCCACGTCGTCGGACACGCCGACGCGCCGTTCAACGTCTACAACCTCGGGACGCGGACGACCACGTCGGTCAACGCCATCGCCGACATCGTGGCCGACGAGATGGGCGTCAACCCGGACTACGAGTACACCGGCGGCGACCGCGGCTGGACCGGCGACGTCCCGCGGATGCGCCTCTCCATCGAGAAGCTCTCGGCGCTGGGCTGGGAGCCCGAGCAGTCCAGCGACGACGCCGTCCGGCAGGCGACGCGGGAACTGCTCGAAGAGCACTGA
- a CDS encoding YbhB/YbcL family Raf kinase inhibitor-like protein: protein MELASPAFEDGEPIPERHGYAEEDVNPPLEVSDVPDEAETLAIVVDDPDARDPAGKVWDHWVVWNVDPDRTVIPEGWDADERGSSSPDSRARQDAEGAVEGQNDFGEVGWGGPNPPDREHAYRFLVYALDDELDLQRGAKKDDLYDAAEGHLVEKAELEGTYAP, encoded by the coding sequence ATGGAACTCGCCAGCCCGGCGTTCGAGGACGGCGAGCCGATCCCCGAGCGCCACGGATACGCCGAGGAGGACGTGAACCCGCCGCTGGAGGTGTCCGACGTGCCGGACGAGGCGGAGACGCTGGCCATCGTCGTCGACGACCCGGACGCCCGCGATCCCGCGGGGAAGGTGTGGGACCACTGGGTCGTCTGGAACGTCGACCCCGACCGGACGGTGATCCCCGAAGGCTGGGACGCCGACGAGCGGGGCTCGTCGAGCCCTGACTCGCGGGCTCGTCAGGACGCCGAGGGCGCGGTCGAGGGACAGAACGACTTCGGGGAAGTCGGCTGGGGCGGCCCGAACCCGCCGGACCGCGAACACGCCTACCGGTTCCTGGTTTACGCCCTGGACGACGAACTGGACCTCCAGCGCGGCGCGAAGAAGGACGACCTCTACGACGCCGCGGAGGGGCACCTCGTCGAGAAGGCGGAACTCGAGGGCACGTACGCGCCCTGA
- a CDS encoding DUF2797 domain-containing protein, whose amino-acid sequence MQIVGYRSRVEEPAALLVAEDGSVRRESLAPGDELAYTLERRHCAGVVNGDDHTPCSNERAPYCDVHTDRWPCARCTGNCDLPLESCREEHAVYLAAFAPDEFKVGVTRSWRLETRLREQGADRAAHLRTVADGRVARQIEADIATEIGDRVRVPTKIAGLGAAVDEDAWSGLLSGFDPIETYDFDYGLDLAERPVSETLATGTVVGAKGRILVLKNGGSTYAVDLRDLVGREVSGGATDRDLQSSLGAFG is encoded by the coding sequence GTGCAGATAGTGGGCTATCGCTCCCGCGTCGAGGAGCCCGCGGCCCTCCTCGTCGCGGAGGACGGCAGCGTCCGTCGCGAGTCGCTGGCGCCCGGCGACGAACTCGCCTACACGCTGGAGCGACGCCACTGCGCGGGCGTCGTCAACGGCGACGACCACACGCCCTGCTCCAACGAGCGGGCGCCCTACTGCGACGTCCACACCGACCGGTGGCCCTGCGCCCGCTGTACCGGGAACTGCGACCTGCCGCTCGAGAGCTGTCGCGAGGAGCACGCCGTCTACCTGGCCGCGTTCGCACCCGACGAGTTCAAGGTCGGCGTGACCCGCTCGTGGCGACTGGAGACGCGCCTGCGCGAGCAGGGCGCCGACCGCGCCGCCCACCTCCGGACCGTGGCCGACGGGCGCGTCGCCCGGCAGATCGAGGCCGATATCGCGACCGAGATCGGCGACCGCGTGCGCGTCCCGACCAAGATAGCCGGCCTCGGAGCCGCCGTCGACGAGGACGCCTGGTCGGGCCTGCTGTCCGGGTTCGATCCGATCGAGACCTACGACTTCGACTACGGACTGGACCTAGCCGAGCGGCCCGTCAGCGAGACGCTCGCGACGGGCACCGTCGTCGGCGCGAAGGGCCGGATCCTCGTCCTGAAGAACGGGGGCAGCACGTACGCGGTGGACCTCCGGGACCTGGTGGGCCGGGAGGTCTCCGGCGGGGCGACCGACCGCGACCTCCAGTCGAGCCTCGGTGCCTTCGGGTGA
- a CDS encoding DUF7490 domain-containing protein — MQRETAFAGGVVAIVAVMLLSAALVPGVVPEQDDGPDVRASHLDIREDDSTIRTAAVPGDTVVFGLDIRLRHRGGPAENVTVEGRAFDEETNLLATSERVDAGTINGDREVSVPVNLTVDREGGYRFETIVYENGTRVAQASQSIGGVDALTPDYSRSPIGFQRFDGGDGARTIAPRDPRVEDGRATLNVSTFLTNSGSASAGDVTLLVQARQADSNLIADEIRRSVDSIRPGRSVQTNVELTVPDGYNYWLDAILFKDGVIIDTARGPAALDPPMNESEGTTDGGTEFEASDFEGDSVTDEPERDAGAGDGGEPTYTEGQGPGFGLTAALAGLLATALLIARNHD, encoded by the coding sequence GTGCAGCGAGAGACAGCTTTCGCGGGTGGCGTGGTGGCGATCGTCGCCGTCATGTTGCTCAGCGCCGCCCTGGTCCCCGGCGTCGTCCCCGAGCAGGACGACGGGCCCGACGTCAGGGCGAGCCACCTCGACATCCGCGAGGACGACTCGACGATCCGTACCGCGGCGGTGCCCGGGGACACCGTCGTCTTCGGGCTAGACATCCGGCTGCGCCACCGCGGCGGGCCGGCGGAGAACGTCACGGTCGAGGGCCGGGCGTTCGACGAGGAGACGAACCTGCTGGCGACGAGCGAGCGCGTCGACGCCGGAACCATCAACGGCGACCGCGAGGTCTCTGTGCCCGTGAACCTGACCGTCGACCGCGAGGGCGGATACAGGTTCGAGACGATCGTCTACGAGAACGGGACTCGCGTGGCCCAGGCGTCGCAGTCCATCGGCGGCGTCGATGCGCTCACGCCCGACTACTCGCGCTCGCCGATCGGCTTCCAGCGGTTCGACGGCGGCGACGGAGCGCGGACCATCGCGCCGCGCGACCCGCGCGTCGAGGACGGCCGCGCCACGCTGAACGTGTCGACGTTCCTCACGAACTCCGGGTCGGCGTCGGCCGGCGACGTGACGCTGCTCGTGCAGGCCCGGCAGGCCGACTCCAACCTCATCGCCGACGAGATCCGTCGGTCGGTCGACTCGATCCGGCCGGGTCGCTCCGTCCAGACTAACGTCGAACTGACCGTCCCGGACGGCTACAACTACTGGCTCGACGCCATCCTGTTCAAGGACGGCGTCATCATCGACACGGCGCGCGGACCGGCGGCGCTCGACCCGCCGATGAACGAAAGCGAGGGCACCACCGACGGCGGCACCGAGTTCGAGGCGTCCGACTTCGAGGGCGACAGCGTCACGGACGAGCCCGAGCGGGACGCGGGCGCCGGTGACGGTGGCGAGCCCACGTACACCGAGGGACAGGGCCCCGGCTTCGGCCTCACCGCGGCGCTGGCCGGACTGCTCGCGACCGCACTCCTCATCGCACGCAATCATGACTGA
- a CDS encoding phosphatase, whose amino-acid sequence MVGPDWRRHGSAIVRPFGHCHDGPITRRIGDRDLFVGNVHAADPERCDRSFESVLSLTCGSLPATTHHRPLVDGSENDWADFEAAADAACRLVGDGGSLLIHCSHGISRSPAVAAAAIAVSEDRSLADALSIASAARPPAVPHPKLHEQATCYVAARR is encoded by the coding sequence ATGGTTGGGCCCGACTGGCGTCGACACGGATCGGCTATCGTCCGGCCGTTCGGCCACTGCCACGACGGACCGATCACCCGCCGGATCGGCGACCGCGACCTGTTCGTCGGGAACGTCCACGCGGCCGATCCGGAGCGGTGCGACCGCTCGTTCGAGTCCGTGCTGTCGCTGACGTGCGGTTCTCTGCCGGCGACTACCCACCACCGCCCGCTGGTCGACGGGTCAGAGAACGACTGGGCGGACTTCGAGGCGGCCGCCGACGCGGCCTGTCGTCTCGTTGGCGATGGGGGCTCGCTGCTGATCCACTGCTCGCACGGGATCTCCCGGAGCCCGGCCGTGGCCGCAGCGGCCATCGCAGTTAGTGAGGACCGGTCGCTCGCCGACGCGCTGTCGATAGCGAGCGCGGCGCGGCCGCCTGCAGTTCCACACCCGAAGCTACACGAGCAGGCGACGTGCTACGTCGCTGCGAGAAGATAG
- a CDS encoding helix-turn-helix transcriptional regulator — protein MSMAAAEENLSEDERAGLELIRETGGIHQSDFWKELDVSSRKGSRIVDSLAEQGLIQREETVYDGHNTYYLTPAPRDLNFSLLMAGDMLSPFIGDEEIDARSDAFSQWVMNLAYEE, from the coding sequence ATGAGCATGGCAGCCGCCGAGGAGAACCTCTCGGAGGACGAACGCGCCGGGCTCGAACTCATCCGCGAGACGGGCGGCATCCACCAGAGCGACTTCTGGAAGGAGCTCGACGTCTCGTCGCGGAAGGGCAGCCGCATCGTCGACTCGCTGGCCGAGCAGGGGCTGATCCAGCGCGAAGAGACGGTCTACGACGGTCACAACACCTACTACCTGACCCCCGCGCCACGCGACCTGAACTTCTCGCTGCTGATGGCCGGCGACATGCTCTCCCCGTTCATCGGCGACGAGGAGATCGACGCCCGCAGCGACGCCTTCTCGCAGTGGGTCATGAACCTCGCCTACGAGGAGTAG
- a CDS encoding NRDE family protein, with protein MCTLVFAWQVFEPYLVAAANRDESDERPSEPPAVREWDARAVAPVDGEAGGTWVGYDEHGVFAAITNRWTDSDLAGDRSRGLLVRDVLGAETAEDAARRVERAVREDEYQGFNLVVADENAALYFEWDGQLSFKPLEPGVHVVVNVGADGDYRIPGFRQAAAEEQADNAGRVHEALQPEPGESAAEWLDRAATVVADHEYGVCVHGDGFGTRSSSLFVLGDDERRYRFADGPPCETAYRPVEGQL; from the coding sequence GTGTGTACGCTGGTGTTCGCCTGGCAGGTCTTCGAGCCGTACCTCGTGGCGGCGGCCAACCGCGACGAGAGCGACGAGCGGCCGTCCGAACCGCCCGCCGTCCGCGAGTGGGACGCCCGCGCGGTCGCCCCGGTCGACGGCGAGGCCGGCGGGACCTGGGTCGGGTACGACGAGCACGGCGTCTTCGCCGCGATAACGAACCGCTGGACGGACAGTGACCTCGCCGGCGACCGCTCGCGCGGCCTGCTGGTCCGCGACGTGCTGGGCGCCGAGACGGCCGAGGACGCCGCCCGGCGAGTCGAACGGGCCGTCCGAGAGGACGAGTACCAGGGGTTCAACCTCGTCGTGGCCGACGAGAACGCCGCGCTGTACTTCGAGTGGGACGGCCAGCTGTCTTTCAAGCCGCTGGAGCCCGGGGTCCATGTCGTCGTCAACGTCGGCGCCGACGGCGACTACCGCATTCCCGGATTCCGGCAAGCGGCCGCGGAAGAGCAGGCCGACAACGCCGGTCGGGTCCACGAGGCGCTCCAGCCGGAGCCCGGCGAGTCGGCGGCCGAGTGGCTCGACCGCGCGGCGACGGTCGTCGCCGACCACGAGTACGGCGTCTGCGTCCACGGCGACGGCTTCGGGACTCGTTCGTCCTCGCTCTTCGTCCTGGGTGACGACGAGCGCCGCTACCGCTTCGCCGACGGGCCGCCGTGCGAGACGGCCTACCGGCCGGTCGAAGGCCAACTTTAA
- a CDS encoding class I adenylate-forming enzyme family protein yields the protein MTLPGPDEWPVDADRSVAVTDLLRARAERTPDRTLLIDADEDERWTAAEFDRRVARAAAGIDALPGDGRVGTLLPTGVAFAEVAFAVPRLGRSLVPLNVQLDRETLADQVERAGIDTLLCDDDTEELARAVASDDVTVTDVGALDDSSGDSGAPSNPRDPDAERLVMFTSGTTGRPKGVRLTTANLVASASASAARLGVDPDDRWLICLPMYHMGGLAPLVRSTLYGTRAVLQREFDADETARVLREHDVTGVSLVPTTLTRLLDSGWTLTDALRFVLLGGGPAPEGLIERCERRDVPVFPTYGLTETASQVATATPEEAFAHEGTVGRPLRDTSVSIVADGVDQPPGETGEVVVDGPTVTPGYLDDAATAAAFGDRGLRTGDRGYRDEGGRLWVLGRADDVIVTGGENVRPANVAAALRAHPDVDDAAVVGVPDEEWGERVAALVVPDGDPTVDALRAHARDELPAFAVPKTVRLVETLPRTPSGTVDRERARELSK from the coding sequence GTGACGCTCCCCGGCCCCGACGAGTGGCCGGTGGACGCCGACCGCTCGGTCGCCGTGACCGACCTCCTCCGGGCGCGTGCCGAGCGCACGCCGGACCGCACGCTCCTGATAGACGCCGACGAAGACGAGCGGTGGACTGCGGCCGAGTTCGACCGGCGCGTCGCGCGGGCGGCCGCCGGGATCGACGCGCTCCCGGGCGACGGCCGCGTCGGGACGCTGCTCCCCACGGGCGTCGCGTTCGCCGAGGTCGCCTTCGCCGTCCCGCGACTCGGACGGTCGCTCGTCCCGCTGAACGTCCAGCTGGACCGCGAGACGCTGGCCGATCAGGTCGAGCGAGCGGGGATCGATACCCTGCTCTGTGACGACGACACCGAGGAGCTGGCGCGCGCGGTGGCGTCCGACGACGTGACGGTGACCGACGTCGGCGCGCTCGACGATTCCTCCGGCGACAGCGGCGCGCCGAGCAACCCGCGCGACCCCGACGCCGAGCGGCTCGTCATGTTCACCTCGGGGACGACGGGCCGCCCGAAGGGGGTGCGGCTGACGACGGCGAACCTCGTCGCCAGCGCCAGCGCGTCCGCGGCGCGACTGGGCGTCGACCCGGACGACCGATGGCTGATCTGCCTCCCGATGTACCACATGGGCGGGCTGGCGCCGCTCGTCCGGTCGACGCTGTACGGCACGAGAGCCGTCCTCCAGCGGGAGTTCGACGCCGACGAGACGGCCCGCGTCCTCCGGGAACACGACGTCACCGGCGTCTCGCTCGTCCCGACGACGCTGACGCGCCTGCTCGATTCGGGGTGGACGCTGACCGATGCTCTCCGTTTCGTCCTGCTAGGCGGCGGTCCCGCGCCCGAGGGTCTGATCGAGCGCTGCGAGCGCCGCGACGTGCCGGTCTTCCCCACTTACGGGCTGACGGAGACGGCATCGCAGGTCGCCACCGCGACGCCCGAGGAGGCCTTCGCCCACGAGGGCACCGTCGGGCGACCCCTCCGCGACACGTCGGTCTCCATCGTCGCCGACGGAGTGGACCAGCCGCCGGGCGAGACCGGCGAGGTCGTCGTCGACGGGCCGACGGTGACGCCGGGCTACCTCGACGACGCGGCGACCGCGGCGGCGTTCGGCGACCGTGGCCTGCGCACCGGCGATCGAGGCTACCGCGACGAGGGCGGTCGGCTGTGGGTCCTGGGGCGGGCCGACGACGTGATCGTCACCGGCGGGGAGAACGTCCGACCGGCGAACGTGGCCGCAGCGCTGCGCGCGCATCCCGACGTCGACGACGCCGCCGTCGTCGGCGTCCCGGACGAGGAGTGGGGCGAGCGCGTCGCCGCGCTGGTCGTCCCCGACGGCGACCCGACCGTCGACGCGCTCCGTGCACACGCCCGCGACGAACTGCCCGCCTTCGCCGTCCCGAAGACGGTTCGGCTGGTCGAGACGCTGCCCCGGACGCCCTCTGGGACCGTCGACCGCGAGCGCGCGCGGGAGCTCTCGAAGTAA
- a CDS encoding mandelate racemase/muconate lactonizing enzyme family protein, producing the protein MIEAFSLPLAEPLSTADGAIERRDGFLIQVSHRGTAGIGEATPLPGWTESGEECRTALDSALETGRDEGDYRPALRDLAGEDVPAARHGLSTALLDADARAEGVPLARWLGGDRPASSVPVNATVGDADRETTVERAQAAVDRGFDCLKLKVGARPVKDDVERVAAVRRAVGDDAAIRVDANGAWDRESAERAMDALAEFDLQYVEQPLAAAHLDGHADLPGEPAVALDEALVEHPAADVLDAGVAEYLVLKPMALGGPGDAHAIAERAREAGVEPVISTTIDGVVARTAAVHVAAAVPGIEPCGLATADMLADDLGPDPATVEDGRVRVPDDPGLGIDPAEVSP; encoded by the coding sequence ATGATCGAGGCGTTCTCGCTCCCGCTGGCCGAACCGCTGTCGACCGCCGACGGCGCCATCGAGCGCCGCGACGGGTTCCTGATTCAGGTGTCCCACCGCGGGACCGCCGGAATCGGGGAAGCCACGCCGCTGCCGGGCTGGACGGAGTCCGGCGAGGAGTGCCGGACGGCCCTCGACTCCGCTCTGGAGACGGGACGCGACGAGGGCGACTACCGCCCCGCGCTGCGCGACCTCGCCGGCGAGGACGTTCCGGCCGCCCGCCACGGGCTCTCCACGGCGCTGCTCGACGCCGACGCGCGGGCCGAGGGCGTCCCACTCGCCCGCTGGCTCGGCGGGGACCGCCCGGCGTCGTCGGTCCCGGTCAACGCCACCGTCGGCGACGCCGACCGCGAGACGACGGTGGAGCGCGCACAGGCGGCCGTCGACCGCGGCTTCGACTGCCTGAAGCTCAAGGTCGGCGCCCGGCCCGTCAAGGATGACGTCGAGCGGGTCGCCGCGGTCCGACGGGCCGTCGGTGACGACGCGGCCATCCGGGTGGACGCCAACGGCGCCTGGGACCGCGAGTCTGCCGAACGCGCGATGGACGCGCTGGCCGAGTTCGACCTCCAGTACGTCGAGCAGCCGCTGGCCGCCGCCCACCTCGACGGCCACGCCGACCTGCCCGGTGAGCCCGCCGTCGCGCTTGACGAGGCGCTGGTCGAACACCCGGCGGCGGACGTCCTCGACGCCGGCGTCGCGGAGTACCTCGTGCTCAAGCCCATGGCGCTGGGCGGGCCGGGCGACGCGCACGCCATCGCCGAACGCGCCCGCGAGGCCGGAGTCGAGCCCGTGATATCGACCACCATCGACGGCGTCGTCGCCCGGACCGCGGCGGTCCACGTCGCGGCCGCCGTCCCCGGCATCGAGCCCTGCGGACTGGCCACGGCGGACATGCTCGCGGACGATCTGGGCCCGGATCCGGCGACCGTGGAGGACGGTCGCGTTCGCGTCCCCGACGACCCCGGACTGGGGATCGATCCCGCGGAGGTGTCGCCGTGA
- a CDS encoding 1,4-dihydroxy-2-naphthoate polyprenyltransferase, protein MSTAEVSKRRAWVMAARPQTLPAGSAPVIVGAGLALHDAVFAPLPWLAALVGALLIQVGTNFANDYYDFVNGADTEDREGFTRVTAGGLIPPGQVKLAMIGTYALAMAVGVYLVAVGGVPIVAVGLSSILAGVLYTGGPYPYGYRGLGDLFVFVYFGLVAVTGTYYVQWVAATGVGAFPLGLPSGLPVVEPLLASLPPAALSTCILVVNNVRDRETDAATGKRTLAVMLGYRWSRVEFLALVVLAYAVPVAFALDPGHGAWALAPLASLPLAASVSRTVLTRTDGDALNPALERVGQTLFAHSILFAAGLAVPALL, encoded by the coding sequence ATGAGCACTGCCGAGGTGTCGAAGCGACGCGCCTGGGTGATGGCCGCGCGTCCGCAGACGCTACCGGCCGGGAGCGCGCCGGTGATCGTCGGGGCGGGGCTGGCGCTCCACGACGCCGTTTTCGCCCCGCTCCCCTGGCTGGCGGCGCTGGTCGGCGCGCTGCTGATCCAGGTGGGAACGAACTTCGCGAACGACTACTACGACTTTGTCAACGGAGCCGACACCGAGGACCGCGAGGGGTTCACGCGGGTGACTGCCGGCGGGCTGATCCCGCCCGGCCAGGTCAAACTCGCCATGATCGGTACCTACGCGCTGGCGATGGCCGTCGGGGTCTACCTCGTGGCCGTCGGCGGCGTGCCGATCGTCGCAGTCGGCCTGTCGAGTATCCTCGCCGGCGTCCTCTACACGGGCGGACCGTACCCCTACGGCTACCGCGGCCTTGGCGACCTCTTCGTGTTCGTCTACTTCGGCCTGGTCGCCGTGACGGGCACCTACTACGTCCAGTGGGTGGCCGCGACGGGCGTCGGTGCGTTCCCGCTCGGGCTCCCGTCGGGACTCCCCGTCGTCGAACCGCTCCTGGCGAGCCTCCCGCCGGCGGCCCTGTCGACGTGCATCCTCGTGGTCAACAACGTCCGCGACCGGGAGACCGACGCCGCGACCGGCAAGCGGACCCTGGCCGTGATGTTGGGCTACCGCTGGAGCCGCGTCGAGTTCCTCGCGCTGGTCGTGCTGGCCTACGCCGTCCCGGTGGCCTTCGCCCTCGACCCCGGCCACGGCGCGTGGGCGCTGGCGCCGCTGGCGTCGCTGCCGCTGGCCGCCTCGGTCTCCCGGACGGTCCTGACGCGCACCGACGGCGACGCGCTCAACCCGGCGCTGGAGCGCGTCGGCCAGACGCTGTTCGCCCACTCGATTCTGTTCGCCGCCGGTCTGGCGGTCCCCGCACTGCTATGA
- a CDS encoding cation:proton antiporter, with translation MVETYHLAYVILGLAIFGAAVLPRLLTHRPLSLPIIYVAGGYVLFSLPHGVGPPDMVGNSEVVEILTELVVIIALMGAGLKIDRPFSWRGWSVTWRLLAVVMPLTIAVVVLLGYWIIGLQIATAVLLGAVVAPTDPVLAADIESGPPLTELEEDEASGEEPEDVQEHTVRFALSSEAGLNDGLAFPFTHLAILLAAASAPASFAWLTEWTLYYVLYKIVVGVVAGIVLGYLGGVVIFRLPASSRVAQAMAGAEALSGTLIIYGLTEAVGGYGFIAVFVGALVVRQFEWEHHYYRTLNDFAVMVERLLMAVVLVLFGGAVAGGLLRPLTPAGIGIGLAILLLVRPLAGVVGLWGTGLAWPSRLVIGSYGIRGIGSFYYLSYALNEATFEEFELVIAADRLWALLGFVVLASVVLHGITASPVMDAFDRWEDRRQARTTADAASANPTPEGPEEGE, from the coding sequence ATGGTCGAGACCTACCACCTCGCCTACGTCATCCTGGGGCTCGCGATCTTCGGCGCCGCCGTCCTCCCGCGGCTGCTGACCCACCGGCCGCTCTCGCTGCCGATCATCTACGTCGCAGGGGGATACGTGCTGTTCTCCCTCCCCCACGGCGTGGGCCCGCCGGACATGGTCGGCAACTCCGAAGTCGTGGAGATCCTGACCGAGCTCGTCGTCATCATCGCCCTGATGGGCGCGGGCCTGAAGATCGACCGTCCCTTCTCCTGGCGCGGCTGGAGCGTGACGTGGCGGCTCCTGGCGGTCGTGATGCCGCTGACCATCGCCGTCGTCGTCCTGCTCGGGTACTGGATCATCGGGCTCCAGATAGCGACGGCTGTCCTGCTGGGGGCCGTCGTCGCGCCCACCGACCCCGTTCTGGCTGCGGACATCGAATCAGGCCCGCCGCTGACGGAGCTCGAGGAAGACGAGGCGTCCGGCGAGGAGCCCGAGGACGTCCAAGAACACACCGTCAGGTTCGCACTCAGCTCCGAGGCCGGGCTCAACGACGGCCTGGCTTTCCCGTTCACGCATCTGGCCATCCTCCTGGCCGCGGCGTCGGCGCCGGCCAGTTTCGCCTGGCTGACCGAGTGGACGCTGTACTACGTCCTCTACAAGATCGTCGTCGGCGTCGTCGCCGGCATCGTCCTCGGCTACCTCGGCGGCGTCGTCATCTTCAGGCTGCCCGCCTCCTCGCGGGTCGCCCAGGCGATGGCCGGCGCGGAGGCGCTCTCGGGCACGCTGATCATCTACGGCCTCACGGAGGCAGTGGGTGGGTACGGGTTCATCGCCGTCTTCGTCGGCGCGCTCGTCGTCCGCCAGTTCGAGTGGGAGCACCACTACTATCGGACGCTCAACGACTTCGCCGTCATGGTCGAGCGCCTGCTGATGGCCGTCGTCCTCGTGCTGTTCGGCGGCGCCGTCGCCGGCGGCCTCCTGCGGCCGCTGACCCCGGCCGGGATCGGCATCGGCCTGGCGATCCTGCTGCTCGTGCGCCCGCTGGCCGGCGTCGTCGGCCTGTGGGGCACCGGCCTCGCGTGGCCCTCGCGACTCGTCATCGGCTCCTACGGGATCCGCGGGATCGGCTCGTTCTACTACCTCTCGTACGCCCTCAACGAGGCGACCTTCGAGGAGTTCGAACTGGTGATCGCCGCCGACCGGCTGTGGGCGCTGCTTGGGTTCGTCGTCCTCGCCTCGGTCGTTCTCCACGGGATCACCGCCAGCCCCGTGATGGACGCCTTCGATCGGTGGGAGGACCGACGGCAGGCGCGCACGACGGCCGACGCGGCGAGCGCCAACCCCACGCCCGAAGGACCAGAGGAAGGGGAGTGA